CCTAAATATCAATAATACTTATTAACTTATGATGGAAAAACACTTTGAAAACTGCAAATCATAACCTCATACGTGTCGTTTTGTGTGTGGTCGTAGAGACAGAAGGTAATCTGGAAATAAAGCGGTCATAAAGACGGTCACACCAAACTTCTGCTAAGATAAAAAGGTTTCTATTATTGCAAGGCTGTGATATTTTCCCGAAACTCACCAATCAGCTCGTTTCCCCTTTACATTCAGAAATGAGGAACACACAGTAGAACTTAATTTGATGCATGGCTGACAAATTAGTTAAGTGAGTAGGCAGAGATTTGGACATTTGGGCGATTTGTCATAACGCAAAAACGAATTACACAACTGAATGAGCAGTACTAGTTTTAGTGCACTATTTGCAACTTTAGAAATGATGTGGTCACATTTGGCTGAGTGAAAAAACAATTTCACGACATAATCTCATTTTAATTGCTGACAGTATATAATACACCCGAGACCAAGACATATGGACAAATTTGAAGTTGATCACAGTGAAACTCCAGGAGGAATTCCATCAGATACAACACATGCAAAACCTCTgaatgtgcccccccccccccccccaatcgcCAGGGGTCAATTGAACACTCTGTGAcgttgcaaacaaaaaaaaaggataaattaattaataaaaatcaGGGAGCGGAAGtattttaaacttaaacttgatgtttaaatgaatataagtgttttttttggataaaatgttgaccttttctctctcttctatcCAGAAGAGACCATCACGGGGGGATGAGAAATCCCAACACACTTGTCATGCTTGGACGCCAATAAATCGCACAACCATGGAGGGAGAGAATCTACTGAACTCCACCGTGAATAGCACCGCGATGGACATCCACCCAGGGACTCACAACCTCTGGGAGGTGATCACCATCGCGACCGTGTCGGCGATAGTCAGCCTCATCACCATCGTGGGCAATGTCTTGGTGATGCTCTCGTTTAAAGTCAACAGCCAGCTGAAGACGGTGAACAATTACTACCTGCTGAGTCTGGCAGCTGCGGACCTCATCATAGGTGTTTTCTCCATGAATCTATATACCTCTTATATACTGATGGGCTACTGGGCCTTGGGAAACCTCGCCTGTGACCTGTGGTTGGCTGTAGACTACGTAGCCAGTAATGCGTCCGTCATGAACTTGTTGGTGATCAGTTTCGACAGATATTTCTCCATCACCAGGCCTCTGACATACAGGGCCAAAAGGACTCCTAAACGAGCGGGGATTATGATAGGCTTAGCCTGGCTGGTGTCTCTCATCCTGTGGGCTCCGCCGATACTCTGCTGGCAGTACTTTGTGGGGAAACGGACAGTCCCGGAGAAGCAGTGCCAGATCCAGTTTTTCTCAGAGCCCGTAATAACCTTTGGGACAGCAATTGCAGCCTTTTACATCCCTGTGTCAGTCATGACAATCCTCTACTGTCGAATCTACAAGGAGACGGAGAAGAGGACCAAGGACCTGGCTGAACTTCAGGGGATTAACCATAGCAAAGACTCTGGGGTCAGTCAGCCTCAGAAGACCATTATCCGATCCTGTTTTAGCTATAAAAAAACTTCCCAAGACAGAAACCAAGCCTCCTGGTCATCTTCCAACAGGAGCAATGCCACCAAATCAGCGGCCAGCACAAATGACGAGTGGTCCAGAGCTGGTCAGCTGACCACCTTCAACAGTTATGCCTCCTCGGATGACGAGGACAAGCCCGTTTCACCAGGAGGCTTCCAAGCCCCAGACAGGGACCAGGCCTGCGACACGAGCAAGAGCGGAGTGGGCAGTGAGAGCAAGCAGCTCGGCAGCTTCGACGAAGACAACTTCTTCCAGATGCTGCCAAAAAGCAACTC
This genomic interval from Solea solea chromosome 18, fSolSol10.1, whole genome shotgun sequence contains the following:
- the chrm5a gene encoding muscarinic acetylcholine receptor M5a yields the protein MEGENLLNSTVNSTAMDIHPGTHNLWEVITIATVSAIVSLITIVGNVLVMLSFKVNSQLKTVNNYYLLSLAAADLIIGVFSMNLYTSYILMGYWALGNLACDLWLAVDYVASNASVMNLLVISFDRYFSITRPLTYRAKRTPKRAGIMIGLAWLVSLILWAPPILCWQYFVGKRTVPEKQCQIQFFSEPVITFGTAIAAFYIPVSVMTILYCRIYKETEKRTKDLAELQGINHSKDSGVSQPQKTIIRSCFSYKKTSQDRNQASWSSSNRSNATKSAASTNDEWSRAGQLTTFNSYASSDDEDKPVSPGGFQAPDRDQACDTSKSGVGSESKQLGSFDEDNFFQMLPKSNSQRSGKCVSYKFKATAKDAHGEHQGKNGDAKMTSSTFSSAESMSAPSTSSASKPIDAILKSQITKRKRMVLIKERKAAQTLSAILLAFILTWTPYNIMVLISTFCSDCIPLSLWHLGYWLCYVNSTVNPMCYALCNKTFQKTFRMLLLCQWKKKRIEEKLYWYGQNPVVSSKLT